In Natronomonas halophila, one DNA window encodes the following:
- a CDS encoding S8 family serine peptidase — protein sequence MSGQQNDDGTNFSRRTFMKASGAVAGAGLLGANAVGSAAADIGPLDDRLLNWRVAEAKKVWEKGYRGRPDRTLGLTDSGVSARHPDLGPWNGARLSPDGNGGLEVQSVDKVEKEVSVTNPVTFDAKSFSGQNAGAGAVGLTNQTATFELPAQDPEDDEEIAGHGISATLSWNADTPEAQVASVEATLQRQTGDGYTNVASFGPDGLTVASSNEHELEIEVEADETYRFEVTTWRGIASWNIDVKLQKLLATEETKTDTVVEFDDFDGTLLPEEGSDFTTETPKTVAWYSETTRYGAFDIPRDQNGHGTHVSGIMTATGRASTIDPDRTEVYEENATVVPTDFLEYEVTARAGTSVFASAIGDGVVVEIVHDGETVHQSPLRFDSMIADAPTVHEDGEATYTVRVKPAETDAAVPIAEQAQAGNPLIGRLEQIAVGAYKHPAETTGDRTTLDESDDENETTVHGGVAPNFSLAGFQGLSGPAEDLGGFAEEAADLLNMRAVNMSWGPLLGAPVSAFGAMPSTAPAIRSMADAGILTVAAAGNSWTPANGNGEPAAVGEAISVVATDPFDGITGYSSGGIGQLNENQDGFDFKPDVTAPGGDIKPDAFATIVLGLPGALAPVDVPGVGTPTPDNVELVRATANPAPDADVTPVGDADSNDLDVPRDHRSIGGTSMASPYVCGVAGLVAQAMEEDAPDTIALPEPGSEEMGHEETMRLKQAILSTASTTAFTAAPYHNAQLVPSPATYTHGERDPYEGYGRVNPDAAVDAVTRDLLDTDISLGGDTESVTHEETVGLDVPFDSRAVAGYVQVPGGELTASVEFDSYGGGNAGMAAEDPHIDLFVYDAENPTDVGEPTILNSAVGANGTAEVSVSIDRGTEDEPTEDRTLFVVAKLVNVPGVVNGFDVQADFELGVEFTPADEFPQPTFSASGTRQVDSSVVSGNQANRVKITVSDLDDDAVIRDQFPSEWRLLPFGEGEEVADGVVEFREVDDTEVEGDNNEVTFTYFVESPSGVENSNVTNYGPAIADIVDDEEYAGEEAQFAGQDDVILVGADV from the coding sequence ATGAGTGGACAGCAGAACGACGACGGAACGAACTTCTCTCGGCGGACGTTCATGAAGGCGTCCGGTGCCGTCGCTGGCGCCGGGTTGCTCGGCGCGAACGCCGTCGGCTCGGCGGCAGCCGATATCGGCCCGCTCGACGACCGCCTCCTGAACTGGCGGGTCGCTGAAGCGAAGAAGGTCTGGGAGAAAGGCTACCGGGGCCGCCCGGACCGGACGCTCGGACTGACCGACTCCGGCGTCTCCGCCCGACACCCTGACCTCGGGCCCTGGAACGGCGCTCGACTTTCTCCTGACGGAAACGGGGGACTCGAAGTCCAGAGCGTTGATAAGGTGGAAAAAGAGGTCTCGGTAACCAACCCGGTGACGTTCGATGCGAAGTCCTTCAGCGGCCAGAACGCCGGTGCCGGCGCAGTCGGGTTGACGAACCAGACCGCGACGTTCGAACTTCCGGCTCAGGACCCAGAAGACGACGAGGAAATCGCTGGTCACGGCATCTCCGCGACCCTCTCCTGGAACGCTGACACGCCCGAGGCACAGGTCGCGAGCGTCGAGGCCACCCTCCAGCGGCAGACCGGCGACGGGTACACCAACGTCGCGAGTTTCGGCCCCGACGGCCTGACCGTCGCCAGCAGCAACGAACACGAACTCGAAATCGAAGTTGAGGCCGACGAAACCTACCGCTTCGAGGTCACTACGTGGCGAGGGATCGCCTCCTGGAATATCGACGTCAAATTACAGAAACTCCTCGCTACCGAGGAGACGAAGACCGACACCGTCGTCGAGTTCGACGACTTCGACGGGACGCTGCTTCCGGAGGAGGGGTCCGACTTCACGACGGAAACACCGAAGACCGTCGCCTGGTACAGCGAGACGACGCGTTACGGTGCCTTCGACATCCCGCGCGACCAGAACGGCCACGGGACGCACGTCTCGGGTATCATGACTGCGACCGGCCGCGCCTCGACCATCGACCCCGACCGAACGGAGGTCTACGAGGAGAACGCGACGGTCGTTCCGACGGATTTCCTCGAATACGAGGTCACCGCCCGCGCCGGCACGAGCGTCTTCGCCAGCGCCATCGGTGACGGTGTCGTCGTCGAAATCGTCCACGACGGCGAGACGGTTCACCAGTCGCCCCTCCGATTCGACTCGATGATTGCCGACGCGCCGACCGTCCACGAGGACGGCGAGGCCACCTACACGGTTCGGGTCAAGCCCGCCGAGACGGATGCCGCGGTTCCCATCGCCGAGCAGGCACAGGCCGGGAACCCGCTCATCGGTCGCCTCGAACAGATCGCCGTCGGTGCCTACAAGCACCCCGCGGAGACGACCGGCGACCGGACCACGCTCGACGAGAGCGACGACGAAAACGAGACGACGGTCCACGGCGGCGTCGCACCGAACTTCAGCCTCGCCGGATTTCAGGGCCTCAGCGGCCCCGCCGAGGACCTCGGCGGCTTCGCCGAGGAGGCCGCGGACCTGCTCAACATGCGCGCGGTCAACATGTCGTGGGGGCCGCTGCTCGGCGCGCCGGTGAGCGCTTTCGGCGCGATGCCGAGCACGGCACCGGCGATTCGGAGCATGGCCGACGCCGGCATCCTCACCGTCGCTGCGGCCGGTAACTCCTGGACGCCGGCCAACGGCAACGGGGAGCCGGCGGCGGTCGGCGAGGCGATATCGGTCGTCGCGACCGACCCCTTCGACGGTATCACCGGCTACTCCTCGGGCGGTATCGGCCAACTCAACGAGAACCAGGACGGCTTTGACTTCAAGCCGGACGTGACGGCGCCGGGCGGCGACATCAAGCCCGACGCCTTCGCGACCATCGTTCTCGGCCTCCCCGGTGCGCTCGCGCCGGTCGACGTGCCCGGCGTCGGCACGCCGACGCCCGACAACGTCGAGTTGGTGCGAGCGACCGCCAACCCCGCCCCCGACGCCGACGTCACGCCGGTCGGCGACGCGGACAGCAACGACCTCGACGTCCCGCGCGACCACCGTTCTATCGGCGGCACGTCGATGGCCTCACCGTACGTCTGCGGCGTTGCCGGTCTGGTCGCACAGGCGATGGAGGAGGACGCGCCCGACACCATCGCACTGCCCGAACCCGGTTCCGAGGAGATGGGACACGAGGAGACCATGCGTCTCAAGCAGGCGATACTCTCGACGGCGTCGACGACGGCCTTTACCGCCGCACCGTACCACAACGCCCAACTGGTGCCGAGTCCGGCGACCTACACCCACGGCGAACGCGACCCCTACGAGGGGTACGGCCGGGTCAATCCCGACGCCGCCGTCGACGCGGTCACTCGCGACCTGCTCGACACGGATATCAGCCTCGGCGGCGATACCGAGAGCGTCACCCACGAGGAGACGGTCGGCCTCGACGTGCCCTTCGACTCCCGAGCGGTCGCCGGATACGTGCAGGTTCCGGGCGGCGAACTGACCGCTTCCGTCGAGTTCGATTCCTACGGCGGTGGCAACGCCGGTATGGCGGCTGAGGACCCTCATATCGACCTGTTCGTCTATGACGCCGAGAACCCGACCGACGTCGGCGAACCCACCATCCTCAACAGCGCCGTCGGAGCCAACGGGACCGCCGAGGTGTCGGTCAGCATCGACCGCGGTACCGAAGACGAACCCACCGAGGACCGGACGCTGTTCGTCGTCGCGAAACTCGTCAACGTCCCCGGCGTCGTCAACGGGTTCGACGTGCAGGCCGACTTCGAACTTGGCGTCGAATTCACGCCCGCCGACGAGTTCCCGCAACCGACGTTTAGTGCTAGCGGGACCCGTCAGGTCGACAGCAGCGTCGTGAGCGGTAATCAGGCCAACCGGGTCAAGATTACCGTCTCGGACCTCGACGACGACGCGGTTATTCGCGACCAGTTCCCGTCCGAGTGGCGCCTCCTGCCGTTCGGCGAGGGCGAGGAAGTTGCTGACGGTGTCGTTGAGTTCCGCGAGGTTGACGATACTGAAGTCGAGGGCGACAACAACGAAGTCACCTTCACGTACTTCGTCGAGTCGCCCAGCGGTGTCGAGAACTCCAACGTCACGAACTACGGCCCCGCTATCGCCGATATCGTCGACGACGAGGAGTACGCTGGCGAGGAAGCCCAATTCGCCGGTCAGGACGACGTTATCCTCGTCGGCGCCGACGTCTAA
- the ubaA gene encoding SAMP-activating enzyme E1, which yields MTDLSLDANQLDRYSRHIIMDDVGPEGQKELLDSRVLCIGAGGLGSPIIQYLAAAGVGTLGIVDDDVVERSNLQRQVIHGDADVGRPKVDSAAEFVADLNPDVTVETHELRLDPSNIDEFLEEYDVVVDGSDNFATRYLVNDACTLAGVPFAHGAILRFEGQITTFEANEDGPCYRCLFPEAPEPGTVPDCATAGVLGVLPGTVGCIQATEAVKLVLGYGETLDGRMLFYDAADMTFEEIQVEPRPDCPVCSDGGIESIHDVSYESTCAIQ from the coding sequence ATGACCGACCTCTCGCTGGATGCGAACCAACTCGACCGCTACTCCCGCCACATCATCATGGACGACGTGGGGCCGGAGGGCCAGAAGGAACTCCTCGATTCGCGCGTCCTCTGTATCGGCGCAGGGGGCCTCGGCTCGCCCATCATCCAGTATCTCGCCGCCGCGGGCGTCGGCACCCTCGGCATCGTCGACGACGACGTCGTCGAGCGGTCGAACCTCCAGCGGCAGGTCATCCACGGCGACGCCGACGTCGGCCGGCCGAAGGTCGACTCAGCCGCCGAATTCGTCGCGGACCTCAACCCCGACGTGACCGTCGAAACCCACGAACTCCGGCTGGATCCGAGCAACATCGACGAGTTCCTCGAGGAGTACGACGTGGTGGTCGACGGCTCCGACAACTTCGCGACGCGGTATCTCGTTAACGACGCCTGCACGCTCGCGGGCGTGCCCTTCGCCCACGGCGCCATCCTCCGGTTCGAGGGTCAGATTACCACCTTCGAGGCCAACGAGGACGGCCCCTGCTATCGGTGTCTCTTCCCGGAGGCGCCCGAACCCGGCACCGTTCCCGACTGTGCGACGGCGGGTGTCCTCGGCGTTCTCCCGGGCACCGTCGGCTGTATTCAGGCGACCGAAGCCGTCAAACTCGTCCTCGGCTACGGCGAGACGCTGGACGGCCGGATGCTCTTCTACGACGCCGCGGACATGACCTTCGAGGAAATACAGGTCGAACCACGACCCGACTGTCCCGTCTGCAGCGACGGCGGCATCGAGTCGATTCACGACGTGAGCTACGAATCGACTTGCGCGATTCAGTAG
- a CDS encoding HVO_2922 family protein, whose protein sequence is MSEETIYESKGVWSRRAIASYFRRVADALADGDPVPVDDEGSVTVNPPAEPEMEIEVERENGTVSLEFELDWPEGDGAVDTAADASKAAFELYEDSAGEYRWRLRHRNGNIIADSGEGYSSKDNAEGGIESVKANASGAFLDDRTTDAEAPSEGGSNATFELFEDSAGEYRWRLRHDNGNIIADSGQGYSSKQKAKQGLRSVRRNAPGAPVEEAE, encoded by the coding sequence ATGTCCGAGGAGACGATTTACGAATCGAAGGGTGTCTGGAGCCGTCGAGCAATCGCGTCGTACTTCCGACGCGTCGCCGACGCACTCGCCGACGGCGACCCCGTTCCCGTCGATGACGAGGGAAGCGTGACCGTCAATCCGCCGGCCGAACCGGAGATGGAAATCGAAGTCGAACGCGAGAACGGCACCGTCAGCCTCGAATTCGAACTCGACTGGCCGGAAGGCGACGGCGCCGTCGACACCGCGGCCGACGCGAGCAAGGCCGCCTTCGAACTCTACGAGGACTCGGCGGGCGAGTATCGCTGGCGGCTCCGCCACCGCAACGGCAACATCATCGCCGATTCCGGCGAGGGCTACTCCTCGAAGGACAACGCCGAAGGCGGCATCGAGAGCGTCAAGGCCAACGCTTCGGGGGCGTTCCTCGACGACCGGACGACCGACGCCGAGGCTCCTTCGGAGGGCGGCAGCAACGCCACCTTCGAACTCTTCGAGGACTCGGCGGGCGAGTATCGCTGGCGACTCCGCCACGACAACGGGAACATCATCGCCGACAGCGGACAGGGCTATTCCTCGAAACAGAAGGCCAAACAGGGACTGCGGAGCGTCCGCCGGAACGCGCCCGGCGCGCCCGTCGAGGAAGCGGAGTAA
- a CDS encoding desampylase, producing MLALPAALREDIIAHAREGAPEEVVGVLAGARGDDRSTVGRVYTAENAAEAPETRYEIAPSEELDLLERIDDAGLDVVGFYHSHPRGPTGPSETDARLAAWPGHSYVIVSLAGDEAELGSWRWTGEAFEAESVEITADE from the coding sequence ATGTTGGCGTTGCCCGCTGCTCTCCGAGAGGATATCATCGCTCACGCCCGGGAGGGCGCGCCCGAGGAAGTCGTCGGCGTGTTGGCCGGCGCCCGCGGCGACGACCGCTCGACCGTCGGACGGGTTTATACGGCAGAGAACGCCGCGGAGGCGCCCGAAACGCGCTACGAAATCGCGCCGTCTGAGGAACTGGACCTGCTGGAACGCATCGACGACGCGGGCCTCGACGTGGTCGGCTTCTATCATTCCCACCCGCGCGGGCCGACCGGGCCAAGCGAAACGGACGCCCGTCTGGCCGCATGGCCCGGCCACTCCTACGTCATCGTTTCGTTGGCCGGCGACGAGGCCGAACTCGGGAGTTGGCGCTGGACGGGTGAGGCCTTCGAGGCCGAGTCCGTCGAGATAACTGCCGACGAGTGA
- a CDS encoding ABC transporter substrate-binding protein → MRVVSLLPSATEIVYALGVEPVATSHECDFPPEAADRPSVVESRIDADATSGDIDQQVQQAETEGGVYEIDREALADADPDLVISQGICEVCAVDTVVVEDAIEALDLDCEILTTDPHSLDDIFGDIRRIGAALDREERASDLLADLQARVDSVAERAEEMPFSPEVAVLDWMDSVMVAGHWVPELVEIAGGTYGLADPADASTPREWAEIREYDPDILVAAPCGFELDQTFENLDDLTDREGWQQLRAVRMNRAYAVDGHHLMNRPGPRVVDTLEALAALIQPEGFDVPEEWMATSLAKRPA, encoded by the coding sequence ATGCGCGTCGTCTCCCTGCTGCCCTCGGCGACCGAAATCGTCTATGCGCTCGGCGTCGAGCCGGTGGCAACCTCTCACGAATGTGACTTCCCGCCCGAGGCGGCCGACCGCCCGAGCGTCGTCGAGTCGCGAATCGACGCCGACGCGACCAGCGGCGACATCGACCAGCAGGTCCAGCAGGCCGAAACCGAGGGCGGCGTCTACGAAATCGACCGCGAGGCGCTGGCCGACGCGGACCCCGACCTCGTCATCTCGCAGGGCATCTGTGAGGTGTGTGCGGTCGATACGGTCGTCGTCGAGGATGCCATCGAGGCGTTGGACCTCGATTGTGAAATCCTGACAACCGACCCCCACAGCCTCGATGACATCTTCGGGGATATCCGTCGCATCGGCGCCGCGCTGGACCGCGAGGAGCGGGCCAGCGACCTCCTCGCGGACCTTCAGGCCCGCGTCGACTCCGTCGCCGAGCGGGCCGAGGAGATGCCGTTCAGCCCGGAGGTAGCTGTTCTCGACTGGATGGACTCCGTAATGGTCGCCGGCCACTGGGTGCCCGAACTGGTCGAGATTGCTGGCGGGACTTACGGCCTCGCGGACCCCGCCGACGCCTCGACGCCACGCGAGTGGGCCGAAATCAGGGAGTACGACCCCGATATCCTCGTCGCCGCGCCCTGTGGCTTCGAACTCGACCAGACGTTCGAGAACCTCGATGACCTGACCGACCGCGAAGGCTGGCAGCAACTCCGAGCGGTCCGGATGAACCGCGCCTACGCGGTCGACGGCCACCACCTCATGAACCGCCCGGGGCCGCGCGTCGTCGACACGCTGGAGGCGCTGGCGGCGCTCATCCAACCGGAGGGCTTCGACGTGCCCGAGGAGTGGATGGCCACCTCGCTGGCGAAACGTCCGGCCTGA
- a CDS encoding PHP domain-containing protein, with protein sequence MRVDYHTHSTYSDGRFMWSMCRAAEEADLNALGFADHCNVSPRDQQHRAKTALGFNLDITYERRREAIETMNERFDLTVHDGVEMDFDSRDIDVIADFLDEADFEYAIGSVHHLDGTNVHVEPYFAKKSDDEKATLVDEFYGEAVALIESELFDIAAHVDLVERNPALRDFATEDHFHRVAEAAESSRTLLEINAGRVLDEYGEFHPAPDFMDILDSYDLEFVLGTDSHTPEEIPERVEELEKFAAAHSLETTELNL encoded by the coding sequence GTGCGCGTCGATTACCACACCCACTCGACGTATTCGGACGGCCGCTTTATGTGGTCGATGTGCCGGGCCGCCGAGGAGGCCGACCTGAACGCCCTCGGCTTTGCCGACCACTGTAACGTCTCGCCGCGCGACCAGCAGCACCGCGCCAAGACGGCACTGGGATTCAATCTCGATATCACCTACGAGCGCCGCCGCGAGGCCATCGAAACGATGAACGAGCGGTTCGACCTGACTGTCCACGACGGCGTCGAGATGGATTTCGACTCCCGCGACATCGACGTCATCGCCGACTTCCTCGATGAGGCCGACTTCGAGTACGCCATCGGCAGCGTCCACCACCTCGACGGGACGAACGTCCACGTCGAACCCTACTTCGCGAAGAAAAGCGACGACGAGAAGGCCACCCTCGTCGACGAGTTCTACGGCGAAGCCGTCGCCCTCATCGAGTCGGAACTGTTCGATATCGCCGCCCACGTCGACCTCGTGGAACGCAACCCCGCCCTCCGGGATTTCGCGACCGAGGATCACTTCCACCGTGTCGCCGAGGCCGCCGAGAGTTCCCGCACCCTGCTGGAGATAAACGCCGGGCGCGTCCTCGACGAGTACGGCGAGTTCCATCCTGCCCCCGACTTCATGGACATTCTCGACAGCTACGACCTTGAATTCGTTCTCGGGACCGACAGCCACACGCCGGAGGAGATTCCCGAACGCGTCGAGGAACTGGAGAAGTTCGCGGCCGCACACAGCCTCGAAACGACGGAACTGAACCTGTAA
- a CDS encoding archaemetzincin family Zn-dependent metalloprotease, with protein sequence MHVDIVPVGDIPAVVKREASSALRSVYECDVTIHDGRPIPDGAYDPAREQYRAEEFIELAGRVGSGEKNIAITDNDLYYRRRNYVFGLAYLSGNGSVISTYRLQTSSDGGFSNKSASDIFSDRVRKEVVHEIGHTLGLEHCDNSRCVMNFSPTVREVDVKEENLCGSCQRLVL encoded by the coding sequence ATGCACGTCGACATCGTGCCGGTCGGCGACATCCCCGCCGTCGTCAAGCGGGAGGCTTCCAGCGCCCTTCGGTCCGTCTACGAGTGTGACGTCACCATCCACGACGGGCGACCCATCCCCGACGGCGCCTACGACCCGGCACGAGAACAGTACCGCGCAGAGGAGTTCATCGAACTCGCCGGCCGCGTCGGAAGCGGCGAGAAGAACATCGCCATCACCGACAACGACCTCTACTACCGGCGACGCAACTACGTCTTCGGGCTGGCCTACCTCTCCGGCAACGGGTCGGTCATCTCGACGTATCGCCTGCAGACCTCCTCGGACGGCGGCTTCTCGAACAAGTCGGCCAGCGACATCTTCTCGGACCGCGTCCGCAAGGAGGTCGTCCACGAAATCGGCCACACCCTCGGCCTCGAACACTGCGACAACTCCCGGTGTGTCATGAACTTCTCGCCGACCGTCCGCGAAGTGGACGTCAAAGAGGAGAACCTCTGTGGGAGCTGTCAGCGGCTCGTTCTCTAG
- a CDS encoding UPF0146 family protein, with translation MNTESNAGLVDRLARYDEVVEVGVGNRPSVAAGLAERGCSVTATDIYDRESPEGVRFVRDDVTDPAGSLYRGADAVYALNCPPELQRPLVEAARGADADCLFTTLGGDPAVVEATPETVGNQTVFRAKP, from the coding sequence GTGAACACCGAGTCGAACGCGGGACTCGTCGACCGGCTAGCCCGGTACGACGAGGTGGTCGAAGTCGGCGTGGGGAACCGCCCGAGCGTTGCGGCCGGACTGGCCGAACGCGGGTGTTCGGTCACCGCGACCGACATCTACGACCGGGAATCCCCCGAGGGCGTTCGGTTCGTCCGGGATGACGTGACCGACCCCGCCGGGAGCCTCTACCGCGGTGCCGACGCGGTGTACGCGCTGAACTGTCCGCCCGAACTCCAGCGGCCGCTCGTGGAGGCCGCGCGCGGGGCGGACGCGGACTGTCTCTTTACGACGCTGGGTGGGGACCCCGCCGTGGTCGAAGCGACACCCGAGACGGTGGGCAATCAGACCGTATTCCGAGCCAAACCATGA
- a CDS encoding TIGR01548 family HAD-type hydrolase: MNVDAVILDIDGVLVDVEDSYRRAIVESIEHVYGDTIDKDDIQLFKNAGGFNDDWELTYAAALYVLARREKPRLSIETYAGLITASGGGLEAARTAIADELDPAGREKILNEWDRERLRDVFQQLYLGADLYRELEGGDPDLDTEGFINDEPVLLSPETREALKAWPIGVITGRPADEADIALERVGLDIADEHRFTMDDWEEGKPHPHALLDLADTFDADRLAFVGDTLDDIHTATNAAEADPDREYYGVGVLTGGLTGDKGRRKYREAGADVIIDSVNDLPDLLDSQ, translated from the coding sequence ATGAACGTAGACGCGGTGATTCTCGATATCGACGGCGTACTGGTCGACGTGGAAGACTCCTATCGGCGAGCTATCGTGGAGTCCATCGAACACGTCTACGGCGATACCATCGACAAGGACGACATCCAACTGTTCAAGAACGCCGGCGGGTTCAACGACGACTGGGAGTTGACCTACGCAGCGGCGCTGTACGTCCTCGCGCGCCGGGAGAAACCCCGCCTGAGCATCGAGACGTACGCGGGCCTCATTACGGCCTCCGGCGGCGGTCTCGAAGCCGCACGGACGGCCATCGCCGACGAACTCGACCCCGCTGGACGCGAAAAAATCCTCAACGAGTGGGACCGCGAGCGCCTCCGTGACGTCTTCCAGCAACTCTACCTCGGGGCCGACCTCTATCGCGAACTCGAGGGCGGCGACCCGGACCTCGACACGGAGGGGTTCATCAACGACGAACCCGTCCTGCTGTCGCCGGAGACGCGGGAGGCCCTGAAAGCGTGGCCCATCGGCGTCATCACCGGCCGGCCCGCCGACGAAGCCGATATCGCCCTCGAACGGGTCGGCCTCGATATCGCCGACGAACATCGCTTCACGATGGACGACTGGGAGGAGGGCAAACCCCATCCCCACGCCCTGCTTGACCTCGCCGATACCTTCGATGCCGACCGACTGGCCTTCGTCGGCGACACGCTGGACGACATCCACACGGCGACCAACGCCGCCGAGGCCGACCCCGACCGCGAATACTACGGTGTCGGGGTCCTGACCGGCGGCCTCACCGGCGATAAGGGCCGCCGGAAGTACCGCGAGGCCGGGGCCGACGTCATCATCGACAGTGTCAACGACCTGCCGGACCTGCTCGATAGCCAATGA
- a CDS encoding DUF7529 family protein, producing MNPNTPPPVVSERWQELMDDAEATAAEYNEQGCRTLLIHTGDVTPLTEVPFGLDVLAPGDEFEALESLVDEATFDTSHVYRNEEGGARFFIVVVEGTDADGEDVAVVVPAFLDIAESDSLEERATDAGVMYTHVRPLSDDSRVTFTHEDPDLFF from the coding sequence ATGAACCCGAACACTCCGCCGCCGGTCGTTTCCGAGCGCTGGCAGGAACTGATGGACGACGCCGAGGCGACCGCCGCCGAATACAACGAGCAGGGCTGTCGGACGCTGTTGATACACACCGGCGACGTGACGCCGCTGACCGAGGTTCCGTTCGGTCTGGACGTGCTGGCACCCGGCGACGAGTTCGAGGCGCTGGAATCGCTCGTCGACGAGGCCACCTTCGACACCTCCCACGTCTACCGCAACGAGGAGGGCGGCGCCCGCTTTTTCATCGTCGTCGTCGAGGGCACCGACGCCGACGGCGAGGACGTGGCGGTCGTGGTCCCGGCGTTCCTCGATATCGCCGAATCCGACTCGCTGGAAGAACGCGCGACCGATGCTGGCGTCATGTACACCCACGTCCGCCCGCTTTCGGACGATAGCCGGGTGACCTTCACCCACGAGGACCCCGACCTCTTCTTCTAA
- a CDS encoding ABC transporter ATP-binding protein, which produces MSSDRTTPRSDPLLRVRNLEKHFDMGNSLLDRLFGETTDPVRAVDGISFDIHEGETLGLVGESGCGKSTTGETILQLLDPTDGVVEYDGRNIVDAEDLFAFRRRTGVVFQDPFSSLDPRMTVLESIRQPLDIHEWPWPDSDVDRQGRSDEELRRERVEHLMERVGLSADQLDRYPNEFSGGQRQRIGIARALALDPEFLVLDEPTSALDVSVQAQVLNLLADLQEEFDLTYLFISHDLSVIRHICDRVAVMYLGEIVELADTDELFSDPQHPYTEALLESVPRASTEEQQRDVDPLSGDVPSPRNPPSGCRFRTRCPKVIPPADVDLSQRAFRAVMDVRGRIESRDINLEGVRAEADGDDSEVVASALADRLLPDDIDPPDAEREHLDAAFESLADGDWEAAADRLADRYRSVCETHAPDGERAACHLNGLPADVAPADVDRVETRE; this is translated from the coding sequence ATGAGTAGCGACCGAACCACCCCGCGCAGCGACCCCCTGCTTCGGGTCCGCAACCTCGAGAAGCACTTCGATATGGGGAACTCGCTGCTCGACCGACTGTTCGGGGAGACGACCGATCCCGTTCGGGCCGTCGACGGCATCAGTTTCGACATTCACGAGGGCGAGACGCTGGGACTGGTCGGCGAATCCGGCTGTGGGAAATCGACGACGGGCGAGACGATTCTCCAGTTGCTCGACCCCACCGACGGCGTCGTCGAATACGATGGCCGGAACATCGTCGACGCCGAGGACCTCTTTGCCTTCCGTCGTCGAACCGGCGTGGTCTTCCAGGACCCCTTCTCCAGTCTCGACCCGCGGATGACCGTCCTCGAATCCATCCGTCAGCCACTGGACATCCACGAGTGGCCCTGGCCCGACAGCGACGTCGACCGGCAGGGCCGCTCCGACGAGGAGTTGCGCCGCGAGCGGGTCGAACACCTGATGGAGCGGGTCGGCCTCTCGGCGGACCAACTGGACCGCTATCCCAACGAGTTCTCCGGCGGCCAGCGCCAGCGCATCGGCATCGCGCGGGCGCTGGCGCTGGACCCCGAGTTCCTCGTGCTGGACGAACCCACAAGCGCCCTCGACGTGAGCGTGCAGGCGCAGGTCCTCAACTTGCTTGCGGACCTTCAGGAGGAGTTCGACCTCACCTACCTCTTCATCAGCCACGACCTTTCTGTCATCCGGCACATCTGCGACCGGGTCGCGGTGATGTATCTCGGCGAAATCGTCGAACTGGCCGACACCGACGAACTGTTCTCGGACCCACAGCATCCCTACACCGAGGCCCTGCTGGAGAGCGTCCCTCGCGCATCCACCGAGGAACAACAGCGGGACGTCGACCCGCTATCGGGCGACGTTCCCTCCCCTCGAAATCCGCCTTCCGGGTGTCGGTTCCGCACCCGGTGTCCGAAGGTCATCCCGCCGGCCGACGTCGACCTCTCACAGCGAGCGTTCCGTGCCGTGATGGACGTCCGCGGGCGCATCGAAAGCCGGGATATCAACCTCGAAGGGGTTCGAGCGGAGGCCGACGGCGACGACAGCGAGGTGGTCGCGTCGGCGCTGGCCGACCGCCTGCTTCCCGACGATATCGACCCGCCCGATGCCGAGCGCGAACACCTCGATGCCGCCTTCGAGTCGCTTGCCGACGGCGACTGGGAGGCGGCCGCCGACCGCCTCGCGGACCGCTATCGGAGCGTCTGTGAGACCCACGCGCCCGACGGCGAGCGGGCGGCCTGTCACCTCAACGGCCTCCCGGCGGACGTCGCCCCCGCCGACGTCGACCGGGTCGAAACCCGGGAGTGA